The Shewanella zhangzhouensis genome has a window encoding:
- a CDS encoding GH92 family glycosyl hydrolase, with translation MIRSKVCIAVIGLSLVACQTSNHSASPTHAAATQPTNLVSQDLVQYVNPLMGTDSKFSLSNGNTYPAIATPWAMHFWSPMTAPMGDGWTYKYDDDTLRGIKQTHQPSPWLNDYGAFSLMAVTGELKFKEDERASWFSHKAETVSPDHYSVYLADYDVTMEVTPTERAAQFRFTFPETEQAYILLDAFNKGSMVRILPEQRKIVGYARNNHGGVPDNFHNYFVIEFDKDFELTHTWHDDWALQPNQLKSEGEHVGAIIGFKTQRGEQVHAKVASSFISPEQAEINLRREIGEQSFAQTQAAARQSWQKELSRIRVEDQDMEQVKTFYSALYRVLLFPRKFYEYDANNQLVHYSPYNGEVLPGYMFTDNGFWDTFRAVFPFFTLMYPELDAQIMEGLANTYKESGWLPEWASPGHRNVMVGSNSAINIADAYLKGIRGFDIETLYEAARKNAEVNEGRPMTSVGREGVDYYNKLGYVPYDVGINENAARTLEYAFADFNLYKLAKALGKTQDAEMFRQRAYNYRHLFDTETGWMRGKNQDGSFQSPFNPLKWGDAFTEGNALHYSWSVFHDIEGLKQLMGGQQGFIDKLDQVFDMPPLFDDSYYGFTIHEIREMQIVNMGNYAHGNQPIQHMIYLYNHAGQPWKAQQKVRDVMNRLYSATPDGYCGDEDNGQTSAWYVFSALGFYPVTPGTPEYVIGSPLFDKVTLTLEDGKTFVIQSDNNLDANPYIQQALLNGKTLNRSWLDHHEIQAGGTLNFDMGATPNKAWASDANAQPYSMSLETTRP, from the coding sequence ATGATAAGGTCCAAGGTCTGTATTGCTGTCATAGGACTGTCGCTGGTCGCATGCCAGACAAGCAATCACAGCGCATCTCCCACACACGCAGCTGCCACACAGCCAACCAATCTGGTCAGTCAGGATCTGGTGCAGTACGTGAACCCCCTGATGGGAACAGACTCCAAGTTCAGCCTTTCCAATGGCAACACTTACCCGGCCATCGCCACGCCCTGGGCCATGCACTTTTGGAGCCCCATGACGGCGCCCATGGGCGACGGTTGGACCTACAAGTACGACGACGATACCCTGCGCGGCATCAAGCAGACTCACCAGCCCAGCCCCTGGCTCAATGATTACGGTGCCTTTTCCCTGATGGCGGTGACCGGTGAGCTCAAGTTTAAAGAGGATGAGCGGGCCTCCTGGTTCTCCCACAAGGCCGAAACCGTCAGTCCGGATCACTACTCTGTGTACCTGGCCGACTACGATGTCACCATGGAGGTCACGCCCACCGAGCGGGCGGCCCAGTTCAGATTCACCTTCCCCGAAACCGAGCAGGCCTACATTCTGCTGGATGCCTTCAATAAAGGCTCCATGGTTCGCATCCTGCCGGAGCAGCGCAAAATTGTGGGCTATGCCCGCAATAACCATGGCGGTGTACCCGACAACTTCCACAACTACTTTGTGATTGAGTTCGATAAAGATTTCGAGCTGACCCACACCTGGCACGATGATTGGGCATTACAGCCAAACCAGCTCAAGAGCGAAGGTGAGCATGTGGGTGCCATCATCGGCTTTAAAACCCAGCGCGGTGAGCAGGTGCATGCCAAGGTTGCTTCCTCATTTATCAGCCCGGAGCAGGCCGAAATTAACCTGCGCCGCGAAATTGGTGAGCAGAGTTTTGCCCAGACCCAGGCCGCTGCCAGACAAAGCTGGCAAAAGGAGCTGTCGCGCATCCGGGTAGAAGATCAGGACATGGAGCAGGTAAAGACCTTTTATTCTGCCCTCTATCGGGTGCTGCTGTTTCCACGCAAGTTTTACGAGTACGACGCCAACAACCAGCTGGTCCATTACAGCCCCTATAATGGCGAAGTACTGCCCGGATATATGTTTACCGACAATGGCTTCTGGGACACCTTCCGCGCCGTGTTCCCCTTCTTCACCCTGATGTATCCAGAGCTGGATGCCCAAATCATGGAAGGTCTGGCCAATACCTACAAAGAATCCGGCTGGTTGCCTGAGTGGGCCAGCCCCGGCCATAGAAACGTGATGGTAGGCTCCAACTCGGCCATCAACATTGCCGATGCCTATTTAAAGGGGATTCGCGGATTTGATATCGAAACCCTGTACGAGGCCGCCAGGAAAAACGCCGAGGTAAACGAAGGCCGACCCATGACATCCGTGGGCCGCGAAGGCGTGGATTACTACAATAAGCTGGGCTATGTCCCCTATGATGTGGGCATCAATGAAAACGCCGCCCGAACCCTGGAATACGCCTTTGCCGACTTTAATCTGTACAAGCTGGCCAAGGCCCTTGGCAAAACCCAGGACGCCGAAATGTTCAGGCAGCGCGCCTACAACTATCGCCACCTGTTTGATACCGAAACCGGCTGGATGCGCGGTAAAAATCAGGACGGCAGCTTCCAGTCACCCTTCAACCCGCTCAAATGGGGTGATGCCTTTACCGAAGGCAACGCACTGCACTACAGCTGGTCGGTGTTTCACGATATTGAAGGCCTGAAACAGCTCATGGGCGGCCAACAGGGCTTTATCGACAAGCTGGATCAGGTGTTCGATATGCCGCCGCTGTTCGATGATTCCTACTACGGCTTTACCATCCACGAAATCCGCGAGATGCAAATCGTCAACATGGGCAATTACGCCCATGGCAATCAGCCTATCCAGCACATGATTTATCTCTACAATCATGCCGGTCAGCCCTGGAAGGCCCAGCAAAAAGTCCGTGACGTGATGAATCGCCTCTATTCGGCAACCCCGGATGGTTACTGCGGCGATGAGGATAACGGCCAAACGTCGGCCTGGTACGTGTTCAGTGCACTGGGCTTTTACCCGGTCACACCGGGCACCCCCGAGTATGTGATTGGCAGTCCCCTGTTCGACAAGGTCACCCTGACACTGGAAGACGGAAAGACCTTCGTTATCCAGTCAGACAATAACCTGGATGCCAACCCCTATATTCAGCAGGCCTTGCTCAATGGAAAGACCTTGAACCGGAGCTGGCTCGATCATCATGAGATCCAGGCCGGTGGTACCCTGAACTTCGACATGGGTGCCACCCCCAATAAAGCCTGGGCCAGCGATGCCAATGCCCAGCCTTACTCCATGTCGTTGGAAACAACGCGTCCTTAA
- a CDS encoding sugar MFS transporter, with the protein MAMIPSTPAQGGQGKSSHFAFAAMTTLFFIWGFITALNDILIPHLKAAFELSYTQAMLVQFCFFGAYFIVSPFAGKLIEKIGYIRGIVTGLCTMATGCLLFYPAAEVSVYALFLLGLFVLASGITILQVSANPYVAILGPERTAASRLSLAQAINSLGHTLAPLFGAALIFGAASNAHAVQLPYLILAGAVLLTAVGFVFLKLPALQTDHETHVSASDSIWQHKHLVLGALAIFLYVGAEVSVGSFLVNYFSESHIAALTEQEASRMVSYYWGGAMVGRFVGSALTRILQPTYVLATNALMAILLLVLTMNSSGSLAMWSVLAVGFFNSIMFPTIFTLAIRGLGPLTSRGSGLLCQAIVGGAILPLLQGVVADSSSVQFSFIIPMVAYLYIGWYALRGSKACEKAKIVEAQS; encoded by the coding sequence ATGGCAATGATTCCATCAACTCCAGCACAGGGCGGACAGGGCAAAAGCAGCCACTTTGCCTTTGCCGCCATGACGACGCTGTTTTTTATCTGGGGCTTTATCACAGCCCTGAACGATATTCTGATCCCACACCTGAAAGCGGCCTTCGAGCTCAGTTACACCCAGGCCATGCTGGTGCAGTTTTGCTTCTTTGGCGCCTATTTCATCGTCTCGCCCTTTGCCGGCAAGCTGATTGAAAAAATTGGTTATATCCGGGGCATTGTCACAGGTCTGTGTACCATGGCAACCGGCTGTTTGCTGTTTTACCCGGCGGCAGAAGTCTCGGTTTACGCCCTGTTTTTGCTGGGTCTTTTCGTATTGGCGAGCGGCATCACCATATTGCAGGTATCTGCCAACCCCTATGTGGCGATTTTGGGGCCTGAGCGCACTGCAGCCAGCCGCCTGAGTCTGGCCCAGGCCATTAACTCCCTGGGCCATACCCTGGCGCCCCTGTTTGGCGCGGCGCTTATTTTTGGTGCCGCAAGCAACGCCCATGCGGTGCAGCTGCCCTACCTCATTCTGGCCGGTGCCGTACTGCTAACCGCCGTGGGCTTTGTGTTTTTGAAGCTCCCTGCCCTGCAAACCGACCACGAAACCCATGTCAGCGCCAGCGACAGCATTTGGCAGCACAAACACCTGGTGTTGGGCGCCCTGGCCATCTTCCTCTATGTGGGCGCCGAAGTATCAGTTGGCAGCTTTTTGGTGAACTATTTTTCCGAGAGCCATATTGCCGCCCTGACCGAGCAGGAGGCCAGCCGCATGGTGTCTTACTATTGGGGTGGTGCCATGGTGGGCCGCTTTGTGGGCTCAGCCCTGACCCGCATTCTGCAGCCAACCTATGTGCTGGCCACCAATGCCCTGATGGCCATACTGCTTTTAGTACTGACCATGAACAGCAGCGGCTCTCTGGCCATGTGGTCTGTGCTGGCGGTGGGTTTCTTTAACTCCATCATGTTCCCCACCATCTTCACCCTGGCCATCCGAGGCCTCGGCCCCTTAACCAGCCGGGGTTCGGGTTTGCTGTGTCAGGCCATTGTGGGCGGTGCCATACTGCCGCTGCTGCAGGGCGTGGTTGCCGACAGCAGCTCGGTGCAGTTCAGTTTTATCATCCCCATGGTGGCGTATTTGTATATCGGCTGGTATGCCCTGCGTGGCAGCAAAGCCTGTGAAAAAGCCAAGATTGTAGAGGCCCAGTCATGA
- a CDS encoding LacI family DNA-binding transcriptional regulator — protein sequence MTNIKKVSELAGVSTATVSRTLKSPERVSEQTRAKVMQAVKQAGYRPNWMATSVKTGKSNAIVVLVPNLVNPFFMRIIEGIEQAAQEKGYCVLLGDTQGLEAREHEYASMVLTNRADGLIQLDHSFPFSDNDADLAATVPMVSVCERIEGERKYPFIELDNHAAGRALAHHLIGFGHRHFGIIAGQRRSQIHHDRLTGIMSVLKGEGIDFKDDMLVGGSYSIETGVEGARELLSRNPRPSAIFCFNDDIAIGAMFEIKAQGLRIPDDISVTGFDNVKVSAYMDPPLTTIDQPAYEMGRNAVEVLVQQINRQPLKRSRVILPFHLLERGSTGPLKN from the coding sequence ATGACCAATATTAAGAAGGTAAGTGAACTGGCGGGTGTCTCCACCGCGACTGTTTCAAGGACATTAAAGAGCCCGGAAAGAGTCAGCGAGCAAACCCGTGCCAAGGTCATGCAGGCAGTAAAGCAAGCCGGTTATCGTCCAAACTGGATGGCAACCAGCGTTAAAACCGGTAAATCCAATGCCATAGTAGTGTTGGTTCCCAACCTGGTGAACCCGTTTTTTATGCGGATTATCGAAGGGATAGAGCAGGCGGCCCAGGAAAAAGGCTATTGTGTGCTGCTCGGTGATACTCAGGGGCTCGAAGCTCGGGAGCATGAGTATGCCAGCATGGTGCTCACCAACAGGGCCGATGGCCTCATCCAACTGGATCATTCCTTTCCTTTTTCCGATAACGATGCCGATTTGGCCGCCACTGTGCCCATGGTCAGTGTCTGCGAACGTATCGAGGGAGAGCGCAAGTATCCCTTTATCGAGCTCGATAACCACGCCGCAGGCAGAGCCCTGGCCCACCATCTGATAGGCTTTGGCCACAGGCATTTCGGGATCATTGCCGGCCAGCGCCGCAGCCAAATTCACCATGATCGCCTCACGGGTATTATGAGTGTGCTAAAGGGTGAAGGCATTGATTTTAAAGATGATATGCTCGTTGGTGGTAGCTACAGCATAGAGACGGGTGTCGAAGGTGCGAGAGAGCTGCTAAGCCGCAATCCCCGTCCGAGTGCGATTTTCTGTTTCAACGATGATATCGCCATCGGCGCCATGTTTGAAATCAAAGCCCAGGGTCTCAGGATCCCCGATGATATCTCTGTCACCGGCTTTGATAACGTCAAGGTGTCGGCTTATATGGACCCGCCGCTGACCACCATAGACCAGCCTGCCTATGAGATGGGACGCAATGCCGTTGAAGTGCTTGTGCAACAAATCAACCGTCAACCACTGAAGCGATCCCGGGTCATACTGCCATTCCATTTACTGGAGCGCGGCAGTACGGGGCCACTCAAAAACTAG